A genome region from Gossypium hirsutum isolate 1008001.06 chromosome A04, Gossypium_hirsutum_v2.1, whole genome shotgun sequence includes the following:
- the LOC121228147 gene encoding uncharacterized protein, translated as MVKPAVYFLPLLLMMTAVESSDDMNNPYTPCSDTTVQLSDGFTFGIAFGSRQSFFFDSSFQLSPCDRRLSLSNSNSPVALFRPKVDEISLLTINVSSFSPDSVGGYMVAFSGRKYAARSLPAFVANSSYTVTSFTLVLEFKKGRLQNLFWKRDGCAQCSGNSNFVCLNKQNCAINTSSCKNHGGSVDCSLGIQLAFSGTDKHLSALNSWYEVENLRQYSLFGLYSNLRDSLTSQYNKIF; from the exons ATGGTGAAACCGGCGGTTTATTTTCTTCCTCTCCTTCTGATGATGACGGCAGTGGAATCAAGTGACGACATGAACAACCCGTACACGCCGTGTTCGGACACCACAGTGCAGTTATCGGATGGGTTCACGTTCGGGATCGCGTTCGGATCAAGGCAATCTTTTTTCTTCGACAGTTCGTTTCAGTTGTCTCCTTGCGACCGCCGCCTCTCTCTCTCCAACTCCAATTCTCCTGTCGCTCTCTTTAGACCTAAAGTTGACGAGATATCTCTCCTCACCATCAACGTCTCTTCCTTCTCTCCG GACTCCGTTGGTGGGTATATGGTTGCATTTTCTGGTCGAAAATACGCTGCAAGGTCCCTGCCCGCTTTTGTCGCAAACAGTTCATACACTGTAACAAGCTTCACTCTT GTGCTTGAGTTTAAGAAAGGAAGGTTGCAAAACTTGTTTTGGAAAAGGGATGGATGTGCTCAATGCTCAGGAAATTCAAATTTTGTGTGTTTAAACAAGCAAAACTGTGCAATCAACACGAGCAGCTGCAAAAACCATGGAGGGTCTGTCGATTGCAGTCTCGGGATACAGCTAGCATTTTCCGGGACCGATAAGCACCTTTCTGCTCTCAACTCGTGGTATGAAGTGGAGAATCTTCGGCAGTACTCACTGTTTGGTCTTTATTCTAACCTCAGAGATTCTCTCACCAGCCAgtataataagatattttaa
- the LOC121228055 gene encoding uncharacterized protein, whose protein sequence is MGFDFRVECKARKLNRAADTLSRKDEDLPHLMIVSFPQVEILKAIRREIEASPELSQLQQRILQRELGSDWVAQDELIFFKGRLYLLPTSPIIPTLISSIHAMAHEGELKTLHRLHQDFF, encoded by the coding sequence ATGGGGTTTGATTTTCGAGTGGAATGTAAAGCAAGAAAATTGAATAGAGCTGCAGATACTTTATCTAGAAAAGACGAAGACTTACCACACCTCATGATTGTTTCATTCCCTCAAGTTGAAATTCTTAAAGCCATCAGACGAGAAATAGAAGCTTCCCCAGAATTATCACAACTCCAGCAAAGAATTCTACAAAGAGAGTTGGGGTCCGATTGGGTTGCACAAGATGAGTTGATTTTCTTTAAAGGGAGGTTATACCTTTTACCTACCTCACCAATTATTCCCACTCTTATCTCCTCCATACATGCTATGGCACATGAAGGGGAATTGAAAACATTGCATCGTCTTCACCaagattttttttag